The genomic interval GCTGGTCATGATAATCATCGCAACAATGTTCAAACCAAACAAATAGCCAAACTGATCGGGTGAAATGCCGTAAATATCAATATAGACAAACGAGCCTGCGGTTAAAAAAGCAAACATTCCCGAGAAAGAGAACGCGCCAGACAGAATCAACCCCATTGCCGTTTTGTTACAGCATAACTTTAAGTAATTACGCATGGTCGTTTTGAAGCGCAATGGCTGTCGGTTTTCTACCTTGAGTGTTTCTGGTATTTGCCACCAAACAAGGGCGATCACGATAACGGCAAAAAACGCCAGCACCCAGAAAATTGAACGCCAACCAAACCAAATAGCGAGGTGACCACCGATCATCGGCGCGACAAGAGGCGCAATAGTGATCACCAATGTGACGAACGACATCGCACGCGCAAAGTCCTCGCGATCAAACATATCGCGAACCACGGCTTGAATGATCACCGCAGCCGCGGCACCAGCAAAGCCTTGCGCCGTGCGCACATACGTTAACGCATCAATGCCATTAGTGGTGGCACTGACCACCGCCGCTAGGCCAAAAAAGAGCACCCCAAGCAACAAAACCGGACGTCGGCCAAAACTGTCTGCCAATGGACCATGAATCAGTTGGCCGAGCGCAAAACCTGCAGTATAAGCGGTTAAAGTAAACTGCACCGCACCAGCATCGACACCCAAATCGCGTGCAATGGTCGGCATCGCTGGTAGATACATGTCGATGGCTAAGGGTGTCAACGCACCGATGGCACCGAGTACAGCAAACAAAAAGAGGCTAATTTGTGATTGGCTAACGGCTTGAGATTGATTCGTCATTGATTCTCCGTTTTGGTTGCGATTGCGTCGCAACACTCCGGTCACAATACAATCTCGTTGCCCATGTTCCACAACAGTTTGCCAAACGTTGGCCGTTGTCCTTTCTGCTAGAAATTCTGGGAGGGAAATGATGGCGTGATGCCATAGCAGCCTGCGTGAAGAGGTTAAAGAAATGTCAGCAGGCTGAATTATTGTGATACAGATTAGGCAGAAACACTAGTTCCTTATAGGAACTAAATCATTTCCAAACAGAGTCTATTTCTTCCTGAGTGAGGTAACGGTACTCTCCCGGCTCAAGGTTTTCATCCAGTTCGATCGCACCAATACGCTCACGATGTAATTGCTCAACTTTGTTACCCAATGCCGCGAACATACGTTTCACTTGATGGTATTTACCCTCATGGATAGTCAACAGCACTTCGTTTTCGTCCG from Vibrio vulnificus NBRC 15645 = ATCC 27562 carries:
- a CDS encoding Bcr/CflA family multidrug efflux MFS transporter; amino-acid sequence: MTNQSQAVSQSQISLFLFAVLGAIGALTPLAIDMYLPAMPTIARDLGVDAGAVQFTLTAYTAGFALGQLIHGPLADSFGRRPVLLLGVLFFGLAAVVSATTNGIDALTYVRTAQGFAGAAAAVIIQAVVRDMFDREDFARAMSFVTLVITIAPLVAPMIGGHLAIWFGWRSIFWVLAFFAVIVIALVWWQIPETLKVENRQPLRFKTTMRNYLKLCCNKTAMGLILSGAFSFSGMFAFLTAGSFVYIDIYGISPDQFGYLFGLNIVAMIIMTSLNGRMVKKVGSHFMLRLGLTVQLIAGLGLFVSWLLDLGLWGTVPFVVLFIGTLSTIGSNAMALLLSGYPNMAGTASSLAGTLRFGTGSLVGALVAILPSGVTWPMVLVMSACSVLSALFYWIFGRKA